A region of Labeo rohita strain BAU-BD-2019 chromosome 2, IGBB_LRoh.1.0, whole genome shotgun sequence DNA encodes the following proteins:
- the wdr48b gene encoding WD repeat-containing protein 48 isoform X2, with the protein MATHHRQNAAGRRKVQVSYVIRDEVEKYNRNGVNALQLDPTLNRLFTAGRDSIIRIWSVNQHKDPYIASMEHHTDWVNDIILCCNGKTLISASSDTTVKVWNAHKGFCMSTLRTHKDYVKALAYAKDKELVASAGLDRQIFLWDVNTLTALTASNNTVTTSSLSGNKDSIYSLAMNQTGTVIISGSTEKVLRVWDPRTCAKLMKLKGHADNVKSLLLNRDGTQCLSGSSDGTIRLWSLGQQRCIATYRVHDEGVWALQVNEAFTHIYSGGRDRKIYCTDLRNPDLRVLVCEEKAPVLKMELDKSADPPQAIWVSTTKSFVNKWSLKGMHNFRASGDYDNDCSAPLTPLCTQPEQVIKGGTSIVQCHILNDKRHILTKDSNDSVAFWDVLKACKGEDLGKVNFDEEIKKRFKMVYVPNWFSVDLKTGMLTITLDESDCFAAWVAAKDAGFTSPDGSDPKLNLGGLLLQALLEFWPRTHINPMEEEEGELNHVNGEQESRIQKGNGYFQVPPHTPVIFGEAGGRTLFRLLCRDSGGETESMLLNETVPQWVIDITVDKNMPKFNKIPFYLQPHSSSGAKTLKKDRLSASDMLQVRKVMEHVYEKIINLDTESQTTSSSANDKPGEQEKEEDVAVIAEEKIELMCLDQVLDPNMDLRTVKHFIWKSGGDLTLHYKQKST; encoded by the exons ATGGCGACCCATCACAGACAGAACGCTGCTGGACGAAGGAAAGTCCAG GTTTCCTACGTGATTAGAGATGAGGTGGAGAAGTACAATCGTAATGGTGTGAACGCTCTTCAGCTGGATCCTACTCTCAACAGACTCTTCACAGCCGGTCGAGATTCCATCATCAGGATATGGAGCGTCAACCAGCACAAA GATCCTTACATCGCTTCAATGGAGCATCACACAGACTGGGTGAATGACATCATCCTCTGTTGTAATGGGAAAACAT TGATATCAGCCTCTTCGGACACCACCGTTAAAGTCTGGAATGCGCACAAAGGGTTCTGCATGTCCACATTACGGACGCATAAG GACTACGTCAAAGCTTTAGCATATGCCAAGGACAAGGAGCTGGTGGCATCAGCCGGGCTGGACAGGCAGATCTTCCTGTGGGATGTGAACACGCTGACAGCTCTGACCGCCTCTAATAATACAGTCACCA CTTCCTCACTGAGTGGAAACAAGGACTCCATCTACAGCCTGGCCATGAATCAGACAGGAACCGTGATCATCTCAGGATCTACGGAGAAG GTCTTAAGGGTGTGGGATCCACGGACATGTGCTAAGCTAATGAAGCTGAAAGGCCACGCTGACAACGTCAAATCATTATTGTTAAACAGAGACGGCACTCAG TGTCTCTCCGGTAGCTCGGATGGCACAATACGCCTGTGGTCTCTCGGCCAGCAGCGATGCATTGCCACATACCGGGTCCACGATGAAGGCGTGTGGGCGCTGCAGGTGAACGAAGCCTTCACGCACATCTACTCCGGCGGACGTGACCGAAAAATCTACTGCACGGATCTGCGCAACCCTGACTTGCGTGTGCTCGTTTGTGAAGAGAAAGCCCCCGTCCTGAAG ATGGAATTGGACAAATCTGCTGATCCTCCTCAAGCAATTTGGGTGTCTACAACtaaatcatttgtaaacaaATGG TCTCTAAAGGGCATGCATAACTTCAGAGCATCTGGAGACTACGACAACGACTGTAGTGCTCCTTTAACTCCACTGTGTACACAGCCAGAGCAGGTCATCAAAG GTGGCACCAGCATTGTTCAGTGTCATATTCTCAATGACAAGAGGCACATACTTACTAAAGACTCCAATGACAGTGTGGCATTCTGGGATGTCCTCAAG GCGTGTAAAGGGGAAGATCTGGGTAAAGTGAACTTTGATGAGGAAATTAAAAAGAGGTTCAAGATGGTCTATGTGCCAAACTGGTTTTCTGTAGATCTCAAAACAGGG ATGCTGACTATCACACTGGATGAAAGCGATTGTTTTGCGGCGTGGGTGGCAGCTAAAGATGCTGGTTTTACAAGCCCAGATGGCTCTGATCCAAAGT TGAATCTGGGTGGGCTGCTCCTGCAGGCGCTGTTAGAGTTCTGGCCCAGAACTCATATAAACCCAATGGAAGAGGAGGAAGGCGAACTCAACCAtg TAAATGGTGAACAGGAAAGCCGAATTCAAAAGGGCAACGGCTACTTCCAGGTTCCTCCACACACTCCTGTCATCTTTGGTGAAGCAGGAGGAAGAACATTGTTTAG GTTATTATGCCGTGATTCTGGTGGAGAGACGGAGTCCATGTTACTGAATGAAACCGTACCTCAGTGGGTTATTGATATCACTGTAGAT AAAAACATGCCAAAATTCAACAAGATCCCATTCTACCTCCAACCTCATTCATCATCTGGGGCCAAAACACTTAAAAA GGACCGTCTGtctgctagcgacatgctacaGGTGCGGAAAGTAATGGAGCACGTCTACGAGAAGATCATCAACCTCGACACGGAGTCCCAGACCACCAGCTCCTCAGCCAATGACAAACCAGGAGAGCAGGAGAAAGAGGAAGACGTGGCAGTGATTGCTGAAGAAAAGATTGAGCTCATGTGTTTAGATCAG GTTTTGGATCCAAACATGGATCTTAGGACTGTAAAACATTTCATCTGGAAGAGCGGTGGAGACCTGACCCTTCATTATAAACAGAAGTCCACGTGA
- the wdr48b gene encoding WD repeat-containing protein 48 isoform X1 codes for MATHHRQNAAGRRKVQVSYVIRDEVEKYNRNGVNALQLDPTLNRLFTAGRDSIIRIWSVNQHKQDPYIASMEHHTDWVNDIILCCNGKTLISASSDTTVKVWNAHKGFCMSTLRTHKDYVKALAYAKDKELVASAGLDRQIFLWDVNTLTALTASNNTVTTSSLSGNKDSIYSLAMNQTGTVIISGSTEKVLRVWDPRTCAKLMKLKGHADNVKSLLLNRDGTQCLSGSSDGTIRLWSLGQQRCIATYRVHDEGVWALQVNEAFTHIYSGGRDRKIYCTDLRNPDLRVLVCEEKAPVLKMELDKSADPPQAIWVSTTKSFVNKWSLKGMHNFRASGDYDNDCSAPLTPLCTQPEQVIKGGTSIVQCHILNDKRHILTKDSNDSVAFWDVLKACKGEDLGKVNFDEEIKKRFKMVYVPNWFSVDLKTGMLTITLDESDCFAAWVAAKDAGFTSPDGSDPKLNLGGLLLQALLEFWPRTHINPMEEEEGELNHVNGEQESRIQKGNGYFQVPPHTPVIFGEAGGRTLFRLLCRDSGGETESMLLNETVPQWVIDITVDKNMPKFNKIPFYLQPHSSSGAKTLKKDRLSASDMLQVRKVMEHVYEKIINLDTESQTTSSSANDKPGEQEKEEDVAVIAEEKIELMCLDQVLDPNMDLRTVKHFIWKSGGDLTLHYKQKST; via the exons ATGGCGACCCATCACAGACAGAACGCTGCTGGACGAAGGAAAGTCCAG GTTTCCTACGTGATTAGAGATGAGGTGGAGAAGTACAATCGTAATGGTGTGAACGCTCTTCAGCTGGATCCTACTCTCAACAGACTCTTCACAGCCGGTCGAGATTCCATCATCAGGATATGGAGCGTCAACCAGCACAAA CAGGATCCTTACATCGCTTCAATGGAGCATCACACAGACTGGGTGAATGACATCATCCTCTGTTGTAATGGGAAAACAT TGATATCAGCCTCTTCGGACACCACCGTTAAAGTCTGGAATGCGCACAAAGGGTTCTGCATGTCCACATTACGGACGCATAAG GACTACGTCAAAGCTTTAGCATATGCCAAGGACAAGGAGCTGGTGGCATCAGCCGGGCTGGACAGGCAGATCTTCCTGTGGGATGTGAACACGCTGACAGCTCTGACCGCCTCTAATAATACAGTCACCA CTTCCTCACTGAGTGGAAACAAGGACTCCATCTACAGCCTGGCCATGAATCAGACAGGAACCGTGATCATCTCAGGATCTACGGAGAAG GTCTTAAGGGTGTGGGATCCACGGACATGTGCTAAGCTAATGAAGCTGAAAGGCCACGCTGACAACGTCAAATCATTATTGTTAAACAGAGACGGCACTCAG TGTCTCTCCGGTAGCTCGGATGGCACAATACGCCTGTGGTCTCTCGGCCAGCAGCGATGCATTGCCACATACCGGGTCCACGATGAAGGCGTGTGGGCGCTGCAGGTGAACGAAGCCTTCACGCACATCTACTCCGGCGGACGTGACCGAAAAATCTACTGCACGGATCTGCGCAACCCTGACTTGCGTGTGCTCGTTTGTGAAGAGAAAGCCCCCGTCCTGAAG ATGGAATTGGACAAATCTGCTGATCCTCCTCAAGCAATTTGGGTGTCTACAACtaaatcatttgtaaacaaATGG TCTCTAAAGGGCATGCATAACTTCAGAGCATCTGGAGACTACGACAACGACTGTAGTGCTCCTTTAACTCCACTGTGTACACAGCCAGAGCAGGTCATCAAAG GTGGCACCAGCATTGTTCAGTGTCATATTCTCAATGACAAGAGGCACATACTTACTAAAGACTCCAATGACAGTGTGGCATTCTGGGATGTCCTCAAG GCGTGTAAAGGGGAAGATCTGGGTAAAGTGAACTTTGATGAGGAAATTAAAAAGAGGTTCAAGATGGTCTATGTGCCAAACTGGTTTTCTGTAGATCTCAAAACAGGG ATGCTGACTATCACACTGGATGAAAGCGATTGTTTTGCGGCGTGGGTGGCAGCTAAAGATGCTGGTTTTACAAGCCCAGATGGCTCTGATCCAAAGT TGAATCTGGGTGGGCTGCTCCTGCAGGCGCTGTTAGAGTTCTGGCCCAGAACTCATATAAACCCAATGGAAGAGGAGGAAGGCGAACTCAACCAtg TAAATGGTGAACAGGAAAGCCGAATTCAAAAGGGCAACGGCTACTTCCAGGTTCCTCCACACACTCCTGTCATCTTTGGTGAAGCAGGAGGAAGAACATTGTTTAG GTTATTATGCCGTGATTCTGGTGGAGAGACGGAGTCCATGTTACTGAATGAAACCGTACCTCAGTGGGTTATTGATATCACTGTAGAT AAAAACATGCCAAAATTCAACAAGATCCCATTCTACCTCCAACCTCATTCATCATCTGGGGCCAAAACACTTAAAAA GGACCGTCTGtctgctagcgacatgctacaGGTGCGGAAAGTAATGGAGCACGTCTACGAGAAGATCATCAACCTCGACACGGAGTCCCAGACCACCAGCTCCTCAGCCAATGACAAACCAGGAGAGCAGGAGAAAGAGGAAGACGTGGCAGTGATTGCTGAAGAAAAGATTGAGCTCATGTGTTTAGATCAG GTTTTGGATCCAAACATGGATCTTAGGACTGTAAAACATTTCATCTGGAAGAGCGGTGGAGACCTGACCCTTCATTATAAACAGAAGTCCACGTGA